The nucleotide sequence cgacgagcaccgcactcaccacctggtgtgttgcagatatgtatagtaacatgggttcaccgacgtttggcgcggccaggattgggttgcttgatAACAAagattttatttcttccagtccggctgttgcagcATCCGTTCACGCAAAGTAGCCGgtgcgtcggagcaggcgatacaatggcagcgtcttttctcctaatctgtagataaagcggctcaaagctgccacgcacccgactagtttttggacctgcttgaggtatgttggtgtagccaactgtgacagggctcggattttggctgggtttgcttcgattcccctaCTGCAAACAATGAACCCAAGCAATTTTCTGatgggaacgccgaaaacacacttttccggattgagcagtATGTCATatcttcggaggttgtcgaatgtaaggcgtaagtcgtccaccaatgattcgacatgcttagttttgatgactacatcatctacatatgcctcaactGTCTTGCCTTTTTGTggttccaggcatgtttgaatcatgcgttgatatgtggcgccgacgtttttgagcccgaaggtcatggtgttgaagcagaagggcccgtatggggtgatgaatgtcgttgcggcttggttggATTCCATccttttgatttgatggtatccggagtatgcgtcgaggaagcacagtaaGTCGTTTCCTGtggttgcatcaataatctggtcgatgtgaggtagtgggaagggatccttagggcaggctttattaaggtccttgaagtcgacacacaagcgccaggatttatccttctttggtaccatgaccaggttttctagccagtctggatgtttgatctctctgataaacccggcttcgagtagcttggctagctcctcacccatagcatgtcgtttgggttcggaaaatcgctgcAATGTTTGCTCGACCGGTTTATGTCCCttcagtatattgagactatgttcggccagcgcgcgtgggattcctagcatatccgaggggtgccaggcgacgatgtcccaattctcgcacaagAACGTGTGCAATGCGGCGTCGACCGTTGGATCTAGCTATGCCCCAATGgaagttgtcttcttggggtccgtcgggtgaacttgaaattttACTATTTCGTTTGCTTgcttgaaagaagtggatttaGGCATTTTATCAAGAATTACGTCGTCTCTATCCACTGTGGAACGCAGAGTGGGAGCTCCTTAGACGCCAGGGCTTTAGACAGTGCCTTgagggccagggatgcagttttgttttcggtgcagagtgttatgtccggatcactggcgataaTGATAACACCGTTGAGCCcggacattttgagcttcatgtacccataatgaggtatggcttgaaagcgtgtgaatgcgtctcgccctaacagggcatgatatctgctattgaaaggggccaccaGGAAgatgatttcttcagacctatagttctctggcatgccgaataccacgttgAGTTTAATGttccccgagcatcttgcttccctactggggataattcctcgaaaggttgtattacttcgctcaatgcgacttctgtccatttgcattttattgagcgtgtcttcGTAGATAAGGTTCAgtccgctgtcgccgtccatgagcagtttggtgaggCAAAAGCCATCTACAATTGGGTTTAGAACCAAAGCGGCtagtgctcggactgatcgggcccttggctCGTCATTTGCGTTAAAGGTTATCGCCATATCGTTCCAAGGATTTCTTGCGGCTACGTGattgacttcggcgaggtcgcagaGCGCCCTTTTATGCCAGttgtttgaagaaaaggtctcgaagaccataAACACATTGAGGTCGTTATCCTCGGGGGGATGCCTTGCCAGAGTAGTGTTGGTGAGAATATCCTCCCCGcttttagccacctgccggagtatccaacatgccccgaaggctatgagttggttcGGAATTTGGCATCGCgtgtatctgacagggcttgtTGACCATTCATCAAGGACAGTTCTGTGTCCCGGTAAGGGTTTAATTTTTCTTTCCGTGAAGTAATGATCAGGTGCCCCGTAAGGGTGCACCTTTTTTGTCtggccggtgggtggcttaaaggccggtggttcccaccgagctgtctgggctttccaagcgctttccattgtgcaatacttctgtactatgtgtgccaaatctacaAAGTGCAGTATGTGGCGCCGATTGAGGGCGTTGAGGACGCCCTCGTCCGTGCAGTTGCGGCAAAAGACTGATACCGCGTCGTCGTCGcaacaatctttgatcttgtttttaataagtaggaatctagcccaaaattGATGGAGTGTTTTCTGAGGTTACTGTTGTATATACATTAAATCGCATATGTCCGAgggaccggaattgcttggagagtattgattgcggtgggtgggtgggcttaaatccgaaccctgacccactatGGAATTCGGATTTTGAAAAATTTCTGAGGTCGTTGgcccaggatccggagtgtcctgGGGGTTTTCAGACTCAACacctgattctatgttcggaggatagATGATCCTTTCTTGAAGATGAGTGTCCGGCTCGTAGGGCTCGGAAATCTGAACATAGTTTGTTTTCAGCATAGGAGGAGCGGTATCCTCAACTTGTTCTTCCACGACAGTCACCAGGTGGGTAACAGGTGGAGATCTGATTCCCCTCTGATCGGGTTTACGCCCAATCAAATCGTAATCTGTTGCGACCcctagggcagcgatgcgatctagcagttcgtttaaagatgagacatctgccggatccatcttatcgACGCTTTAGGGGTTgatgcggagatgatttttggtAATCCGGGGGACCGCCTTGGGTTTGATGGCCGggcgggcgcctatggtgaaattgccgatctggaggatctgcccaggaactagggctcttccagaggtgattttgtcATTGACGACaaagcgagccatcgatccttctatcgacaacatagaggaactctcaatgaaagcaccaatgtcggtgtcaaaaccggcatatctcgggtagggggtcccgaactgtgagtctaaggatcgaaggtaacagaaggcaggggacacgatgtttacccaggttcgggccctcttgatggaggtaataccctacttcctacttgattgactttgatgagtataggggttacaagagttgatatacctcgagatcgtaatggctaaaccctagatgtctaacctgtatgattatgattgcctctacggactaaactctccggtttatatagacaccggagggggctagggttgtacagagtctttttacagagaaaggaatcttcatatccgaacgccaagcttgccctccacgccaaggaaagtcccatccgaacacgggggaaGGTCCTCGATCTTgtgtcttcatggcccatcagtccggccaacatcacatagcccggacatccgaggaccccctagtctaggactccctcagtggtcttTGATCACTTTAATGTAAAAAGGGTGAGTCTTGAGGCTTGAACCAATACTTGTTTTTAGTGTTTTTGAGAGGTTCACTTTCATCTCCCGTGTTGTACCTAAATGAAGTTTTCTTGAAATGAGCTTTGAGCAGACATTAGTTCAATATGTTctataaattaccaaaaccacataggggaCTAGATGCACTTTTAGTCTGCTATACATGCTGCCCATAGTTTGGTTCACTTCTCAGCTGCAGTTGGTCTTTGCGCCAGTCGTGCAACGAGTCTCCTTTCTATTGACCTAACTGTTGGGTTGCCCTGGGCGGTCAAATAAGGACATGGTAAATGATCATTGTTGTCTCTCGTTGGTAAATATATAGAACAAAAACAAACGCAATACAAACATAATCATTTGCAAACTATTCACAAGAAACATCCTTCAAATAGTTcacctatttatttatttttgtattaGTTGATTCGATTTTTTGCAGTTGGTCTTGATGACTGCAGTTGGCCTTTTTTGATAGTTCACTTAATACATTTTATATTTCAAATAGTTCACTTAACTTTTAAACTGTAGTTGGTCTCTATGTCAATGGGGCAACATGTCATCTAATGTCGAATAAGACCTCTTTggccacctactacaaccgcgtaCACGTGCCATATACAATGGCCAATGCTTCATTTGCGTGTAGCGTAGAGCTTACACAAAGCCAATGATTGATAACCTGCTAAGGAGAAATAGTATTACCATCAGAAACCTTACTGTTTCTTCAAAGCCAAAGCGACAAAGTCAGACGCTCCCACTATACGGAACTTTTTAGGTATGCAATTAAACTTGTGGTCATACATATTCGCAACACTTCTCGTTGAAAACACATTGGACGCCATTTCGGTGACTGATTACGTAGAACACGCGAACTTTGCAATGAAAATGAGGTGCTTAATTATCTCGGAGCACAAAACAACACTTACGTTTGAATAATGTGCAATTTTTAAAGAGTTTACAATTATTATTATCTTTTGGCggaaaaaacttccaatctattcatcctATATCATGACAATACAAAGAACACATCCATATTCATATACCACCCAACAAAGACTATAAGTACTAAATATATTAAATGATGTTCAAATCATTTAGTGGACGGCATAAGAAAATAGTCGAAGCATGCTGACTGAATAGACGTTAGACATTTTGAATGATGTTCAAATTAACCTTGCATCCTAttcgcaaaaaaataaaataaaaatcacaCATCATATATTTATATGCACATTCAACTCCGGAAGCACCATCACGAAGGTCTTGTTTGGATACTCGAAGGCCTTGTTCGGATACACTCTCATGTTTCATAAAGAGGAAGTATAAAATATTTCACGCCAACCTCATCGATCAAAAAATCAAAAAAGATAAAGGAAAAACATTTCAATCCACTTCACCATCTCGACTTTTTTTTCATCTCCCTACTACCTGTCCCGCCAAAACCAAAACAATTACCTCCCCTTCCCTGGTTTTTTTGCCCATTCCCCGTCAAAATGAGAgccaagcatctcaaaggcctaaACTCTCCCCTATCCCCCTATCcccccgcccgcgcccgcgccccgtTCCCTTTCCACCGTCCCGTCTCGTCTGCTCATCATCGGCCGGCCGCCATGTCGTGCGACGGCGACGAGGAAGAGCGCCCCGTCGGCGGTGTTACCCcgacgctgccgcctccggtgAAAGTGAAAAGCGAATCCCCCGACGAGGTCGATTTGAAGATGGGGCCATTCTATGCCGACTCCGACGAGGTGATTGTGAAGGTCGAGGCCCACGGTGAGGTCGAGGTCAAGAGGGAGCGAATCCATGCCGACCATGGCGAGGTGAAGGTTGAAGCCGCCGGCGAGGTCGAGGTAAAGAGGGAGCCAACCGATGCGGACTCCGACAAGGTGAAGCTTGAATCTCCCGCCGTGGTCGAGGCCAAGATCAAGAGGGAGCCAATCGATGCCGACATCAAGCATGGCTGGGTCAAGAAGGAGGAGCAACCCGACGAGATCAAGGTCCCGGTCAAGGAGGAACAAGGCAAAACTGCGTCGCCGCGTCATGTaaagaaggaggaagaggaggaggactctAGTGAAGACGAGGTGGAGATCATTGACCCCCCGCCGAAATCCAAGAAGAGAAACCGCGGAGATGACGACGATGTAGTCTTCATCGATCTCACGACGTCCCGCCCGGCGCCTTACCTGAACCCAAGGCCCATCCGGGCAATGCCGCCGCCGGGGGCCACGCCATTGAGCGACTGGAAGATGGTTGTGGCGCCGCAGCCGGCGGAGATGGACGAGTACCCACCGGACCACCGCGAATGGGTCTTCTTCACGAAGTCCTATTCCACCGGGCTGTCGACTTGTCGCCGGAGGAAGTGGCTGGACGCCGGCGAGGTCGTCCACTTCGCCTTCCCTTCGCACGAAAGCAGGATCAGGGTGCCGTACAGGCAGGCGGTGGCGCTGTCAGAGATCGTGCGCTTCTCGACAAACCGATCTGGAGAGGTTCCCACTTCACTCTGCTTTTGCTTCCAATGCACATATACATCATATGTGTGCAGACATAGCATCTGAATATTGATCGATTATTTGATTGGCAACTAACTGTAGATCGGGAAGCTGTctcccgagtgggcgaggtgcctTGCCCCGCTGGTGAGTTCTTCCAAGGTTATGATCCAGGGGAAGATGGTGTTTCCGATGATGGAGCTCAGGCTGATGCAGGAGGTGTTGCTCTATGTCAGGTAACCACTGTGAATATCTCTGAACATGATTGCTACTTTGTGTTCCTGTACTTATTGACGCTAAATTTCTTTTTGTTCCGCAGCTTCTACATCCACCGCTCGTCTTTGTACCTGATTTCTCCTAAAAATGAATGCCATCCAAACAATCCCCTCCGTGGCCTCTTCAAGTTGCTTCGGCGATTCGGTGTAGCTGAAGCCTGAAGCCCAAAGCTTCTCACGAGTCCGAGTTTGGCCGTTGGGTCAACATGGAGTGACATACTAATTTGCTCATGGTAGTGTCAGGATCTCGTTAGGAGTAGAGTAGTGGACCATTGCGTTGGGTAATTTTGGTCTTGGACTTGGTTGCAAGCAGCTCAGTGGCTGTTGTCCAGCAGGGCAGAACAATGCAATGACAAACGTTCCCTGTCTACCCCCCTGACTCATCTCTCTTCACCCACCCCTAAACCTGAAATCTACTCGTAGCTCTTTGATTCATGTGGTGTATTGACTATGACATGTTGTAATCTGCCGCAGCTGGCTTCTCTGCAGCAGCAAGAAGCAAGCAAGCGATTTGGTAATGTGATGGGAAAGTAGTGCTTCCTGCCATACTGCCTTTTTACTTGAGGGTTTGTGATTTGGTAGCGGGATCTTATAGTTGGGCTCTGGGTTTTGCACCAAATTCCGTAGGCACTGCTTTTGCTGAATTCAGAATCTCTGCACTAATGGACTTCCTCGATCCTGCCCTGATTTGGaaatcctttttcttttattttttcacgGTCTTTCCTGTTGACATGATCAATGCTAAGCCTAGGTGCTTCACTCAGGTTCAGGAGTTAAACTTTCACGTACTCATGACTAGTCATGTTCTTCATCTGCTTTTCCTGTGCTACTATACTTGTTCTTAAATCAGCCTGGACCTGTATATTTGCACACATCACTTTTCCTTTCAGGCATGGTGCTACGCGTCGGTCCAACCAATGGCGGATCCTAATTATCAGCTGggtcacgggccgtcggatccagtGCTGTACCTAGAATCGTTACATTGGGGTGCCAAAAGGTACAATTTGATTTTAGTATCATCATACCTAAAATCGTTAGATCCAGTGTCACGGGCCGTCAGATCTAGTGCTGTACCTAGAATCTTTTTGCTAGAATCTTTTTGCTGTACCTAGAATCGTTACATTGGGGTGCCAAAAGGTACAATTTGATTttagtatcatcatacctagcaaATACTCCTCAAATAGCTTTACATTATTGTAATAGTGTCTAGTGTATATTAAAAATTAGATTGCATTTTTAGAGGAGGTGCCATGGCACCCCACTAGATCCACCACTGCTTGGATCGGCGCCAATGAGTGGTCCAGCATCGTGGCTCCCCTTGCAGCCCTTTGCGAAATTCCTTTGTAACATGACACATCTTATGAAGCTCCTTTGCAACACGATGCATGTTTCAGAGCTCTAGTGTTGTGTTGTCTCCTCGTCTTGCGACAACATTGTTGTAGAAGCATGCCTCATGTTGCAAAGATCACAACACGCCTCAAGTTGCAGAAGATTGCAGCACGCCTCATGTTGTAGAAGCACGACTCACGCCTCATGTTGACGAAGTTGTAGAAAGACCTCAAAGTCGTCGGCAGCGGTTGCTGCAGTACCCTACGGCGAGTTCTGTCCGTCCTTGACCGCTAGCGGTTGGCCTGCAGCACACGACAACCTTGCAACACCCGAATGGCGACCATGCCGGTAGCTTGTGTCATGCACGACAATGCTGTCTTTGGCTTGCAACAAATAAACAAATAAACAATGCACGACAATGCTGTCTTTGTCTTTGACTTGGAGCCCTTTCAACAATAGCATGGGAGAGGGGCCTCACAACCCCTATTTCATGGGATCCTTGACAAAGGATGGGAGAAGGAGCTGGGCGAAGGGGCAGGGAAAGGAGGACACCCTTGGGGACTGCAGCTCTGTGTGCTGCGTATCAGAGGAGCCAGATTGGGTGGATCATGCAGGCGGGGAGACGAAGGAGTGGTAGATGCAACATAGGGCAGCGACTGTTCAAGCATCGCCATTGCTGTGGGAATATGATGCGTCAATACCAGGATCGAGAGAGAGATAGAGGTGCCATGGGGAATTCTGGATGGAGGAAGTTGAGTGGTGTGTATCGGGTTCATGTGGATTAGGAGAGTTGGGTTTGTGCGGGATGCTTCCAGAGAAGAAAAGGTGAGACTGTGTGTAGGTTGCTGCACCGTGCGAGACTGATGTTATTCGTGGATCGGTTGACCGGGGATAAACGTTTTCCTTCCATTTTAGGGGCAACTAGAGTGGGAAAAGCGGGCCTAAGACAAATTTTTTATGAAAAAAAGTTAGGTACAAGATTCATTATATAGCACCAAAGAGAGGAATACAATTACAGACTGAGATCCCATGCCTTGCCAGAGGCGGGTCACGGTGTGCCTTGCACCCCTACATCCATCGTCCAAGTTGATCCTACGGCCAGCAGCAACTCACAGCCAAAATATGCACATTTAGACAGAACAGCCAGGGAAACAGAGAGGCTTCATGCAGAGAACATAGCAGAAATTGGTTCAGTTAACAAGCAGTTTAGTCTATCAAAACAGCAACAGTTTGACAAAACAGCAGTCTTACAAGGTCACAGCCAAAATACGCACATGTAGACAGAACAGCCAGGGAAAACAGAGACGCTTCATGCAGAGAACAGAGCAGAAATTAGTTCAATTAACAAGCAGTTTAGTCTATCAAAACAACAACAATTTGACAAAACAGCAGTCTTACAAGGCTGTAAACAACGTAACAAAATACAGTTTAATTTAGCAAGCAAAACATTTCGGTTCAGTTTAGCAAACGTCAAGCAAAAAGAAAAACCCAAGCCATTTTAAATACATGGGCATTCAGTTAAGAGGATCAGGAAATCAATAGGACATAAAGGTGAACACAATACAGAGCCTTTTGTAGGCATGAATAAACTAATTTTTGAAGCAAATTAGCATAGAAATTTGTTCTTACATAATCATCCAAGTACATAGGGTTGGCCCTTTTACTTGTACACTTAGGCCACAAAAGACTATAGTTAGCCCCCAAGTCCAAAATACTATAGTCAACCCTGTCCAAAATACAATCGACATTGCCCAAAATACTATCTAACAAGCTTGTACATGCTAGAACAGACTTTCATCATAACGGGTAGCCGTCAAGAGCTGCGTGTAACTCATTATGTTGTTGTAGTCTTGAAACTCCATACTTGCTGCTTTATCGCAGCCATCCTTCTCCACTCCTACTTGAGGCTTCGCCCCATCATGTTTCTTTTGTTGCTGCAATAAAACTTCTAGTAAGTAATTTAGGAATGAATGGTAACAACACATCATGTACATATTGATACATACCTTTGCTCTTTTGTTTTTTGATGCAGCAACTTTAGTTGGCTTGCGCTTCCCTTTGAGTAACTTATCAAGCCAAGTTGTCCTTCTCCTCAATTTTTCGATTGAACCTCTTTTTTTTAGCTTTGCAGCACTAAGGACCTCATTTGTTTGCTGCACATTtgggtcaacattttcttcgtcattaCATGGCTTATTCGTCGCATTGGTAATTGCATTGAGTTTATCCTCTAGTTGTGGACCAATGCAATCAAGTGCATTTTCTAACATCAAACATCATTCTAGAGAGTAGGCTATTTTATATGCCAAAGAGTGAAATTTGCGAGACAAATCTTTGTAGCGAAGTTGAGCTTCCAACTTTGGATTTTCTACCACATTCCTTCCTTGTCTATCTTGTATGCTTCCATTGTGTGCTTCTCTCGTCCATCTTTTTAAGAAATAATGCGTTGGCAATACTTTTATATTCATCAAATCAAGCACTTTGAGACCATGTCCACATAATATTCCAGTCCTATTGAACATTCCACAACTACATGAGGCCGTTTGGGTCAGAGGATCACCAACCACTACGCGCTCCTCCTCGAATTTCAAATCACCATGTAAACTTCCAATAGCAACTGCGAATTTGTTATCTCCATCCAATGCTCTAGTGCATGCGGCCATGGATCTTTCATATTCGCTTTGGAAAGCTTAAAAAATAACTGGAGTGTACTCTTTGCTTGCTAGCACCAACATAGGTGTGTGCATCTTGATTCTTGGCAACTTTTTCCTTGCATCAAATTCAGATTGcaattcttttcttctttttaCTTCCACCGTCCTCTCAAAATGCTTCAAGAACCGAACAATATGGAAATCTGATTTCAAATGGGTTTTCAATGAATTGTTAAAGCTCTCACTAAGTTGTGTACTCCTCACTCCCAAACTAAACACATCTCTCATATAACATCCAGCCCATTTTTCTGTCAACTTGTAGATACTATCTAACCAAGTTTGCTTATGCACTTTATGCCTCATATTGTCAAATGCTTCTTGAAATTCTGCTTTGCCCTCATAGCCATACATACATTCACTAAAATCAGTGAGAATATGAGACTCCTCATCTTCATCTTTCCATCATCTTTATCTTTCCCTACATCTttcttgtaacaccccggtgtaatgatgctacagtaacccctggggttcgGTTAATTATTTTGCTAAACAAGTGCTTGATCATCTTTGTCTCCTCTCTCTTTCAGTTttcagttgaattcaaattcaaactttgtgtggaattcaaaatgctcaaacatgaaaactaaaatgttcatcatgtgggaAGTATTCTtatggtaatattggtggtgaaccaacatttttgcaaaatgtgaaggtggcctaaaatagctaaactagtaaagcaaaaaaaaaaagagaaagggaaAGGGAAAAGGAAAGGAGAGAGAGGAAAGTGCCCCTGCCCCACTGGGGCCAAGCCCACCTGGTCCGGCCCAGCTCCCCCTCACCCAGGCCGGCTCACCTACCTCTCGCCTGTTCCCCTCCCCCCTGTGCGTCCGACCGGGCGCGTCCCGCTCGTCCCCGCCGGACCGGGCGCGCCGCCCCgtactccacgtcgccggcgagaggGGATAAggccccgacgcctcgggctccctccctactcgcccacttgcccccctctctccctcatcGCTCCCTCCTTCGCCCTCTCCCCTTCCCTTCAGATCCACCGCTTCCGAGCGCGTCCATGGCGGCGACGCcgtgctgaccgcggccaccgctgtccCCGTCCCTCTCCGACGAGTCTCCGAGCGCCGTCGTGCCCCACGGCGTCTCCCTCGACCACCGGACCAAGCCAGGAGCCCCCACAACGAGCGCggcgacctcttcttcctcctccgctccGACGAACGCCGGCATCGAATTCGGCCACCTCGcacct is from Triticum aestivum cultivar Chinese Spring chromosome 3A, IWGSC CS RefSeq v2.1, whole genome shotgun sequence and encodes:
- the LOC123058135 gene encoding DNA repair protein RAD5B; the protein is MSCDGDEEERPVGGVTPTLPPPVKVKSESPDEVDLKMGPFYADSDEVIVKVEAHGEVEVKRERIHADHGEVKVEAAGEVEVKREPTDADSDKVKLESPAVVEAKIKREPIDADIKHGWVKKEEQPDEIKVPVKEEQGKTASPRHVKKEEEEEDSSEDEVEIIDPPPKSKKRNRGDDDDVVFIDLTTSRPAPYLNPRPIRAMPPPGATPLSDWKMVVAPQPAEMDEYPPDHREWVFFTKSYSTGLSTCRRRKWLDAGEVVHFAFPSHESRIRVPYRQAVALSEIVRFSTNRSGEIGKLSPEWARCLAPLVSSSKVMIQGKMVFPMMELRLMQEVLLYVSWLLCSSKKQASDLAWCYASVQPMADPNYQLGHGPSDPVLYLESLHWGAKSTRQPCNTRMATMPVACVMHDNAVFGLQQINNWSPFNNSMGEGPHNPYFMGSLTKDGRRSWAKGQGKEDTLGDCSSVCCVSEEPDWVDHAGGETKEW